The DNA sequence CGGCGACCCGCTGCGCCCGCATATCACCTATGCGATCGGCCGCCCGGGATCGGAGACTATCGCTCCACGCCCTTGATCTTTCCCCATTGCCGCGCTGCCGTATAGCCGAGATAGCCGGTGCCGAAGAGCGCGTACAAGGGCTCCGGCAACGCCGCGAGATACGCCGTCATGCCCCGGGTGATCGCCGCGGCCATGTCCGGGCGCACGGCAGCAGTCAAACCCATCGGCACCGACCAGAGCAGCAACAGGTACATGACATAGAGAAAGCTCGGCCGCGCCCGGCGGGTCCAGCCGTCGCTACCGGCTTCCGCCATGATCAGCGCCATCTGGGCCTGCAAGACCGCCATCTCTGCCGCTGCGACCGCCGAAGTCCCGGCGTCGGCCTCCGACCGTGCCAGCGGATCGATGCGCATGGAGATTGCCTTTCGGGTTTGCCAATTCTCACTTGCCCGAAAAGGTTCCTTATGTCAATATAATATATCCTTTTTGGTTTGTTTAATGCGGCTGCCGCGGAATGAGATGCAGCTCGGTCTGGCGCCCATCGATCCACCGAAAGCTCTTGCCGTCGAAAAAGCCGTCCACTTCGAGCATGAACCGCGCCTCCTGCCCGCCCCATTCCGGGACGGGCTTCATCGCCGCCAGTTCGATCGACCAGGCCGTATCGGGGTTGATCGGATATTCGCCCATCCCAGCCACGCCGCCCTGGTCCTCCCACGCCCCGATCCAGGGGCCGGCGCCATGCCCGTGGTTGCCGATGGCATGGGTGTAGATGACCGGTTTCAGGCCCGCCGCAATCGCCTGTTTTCGGGCAATTGCCAGCAGTTCGTTGCCGGTCCGCCCGGTCTTGAAGTTGGCGATCAGGATATCCTGCACCCGGTTGGCATCGGCAAAGCCTGCGACCAGTCCCTTCGGCGCCTCCGTCTCGCCCGGTTTGAGCACATAGGCCATCTGCTGGGTATCTGTCTTCAGCCCCAGATAGCCCGCGCAGAAATCGACATGCAGCAGGTCGCCGGGTTCGATCGCCTGCGCCACCGGCACCGTCTGCGCGGCGATGCGGAACGTCTCCTGCGTCGGACGCTGGATGCTGACACTGGGCTGGCACCAGGGGTCGAGCCGGAGATCGGCGAGCCGTTCGCGATACCACCACAGCACATCGGCCGTGGTGGTCACCGATGGCGTGATGACCTTTTCCGACAGGCCCTCGGCGATCATCGCATGGGCACTGCGCATGATCGTCCGGTACATCGCCATTTCGGCCGGGATCCGGGTTTCCAGCCAGCCCAGCGCCAGGCTGTCATGGCTGACGAGCCGCGGCGCCAGCGGACCCAGCGCCGCCGCCAGTTGGCGGTGCTGGCTGACCGACAGGCCGTCGGCGAGCGCGAACGTATCGGAAATATTGACGGCGATGCGCTGGGGGTCGCGCGCGCGCACGATCTCGGCGATCCGCGCCCATTGATCGGGCTGTTTTTCCGGGTCCCAGGCCGCATCGAACAGGTCGCCGATCGGATAGCGCGCGACA is a window from the Polymorphobacter fuscus genome containing:
- a CDS encoding 3TM-type holin encodes the protein MRIDPLARSEADAGTSAVAAAEMAVLQAQMALIMAEAGSDGWTRRARPSFLYVMYLLLLWSVPMGLTAAVRPDMAAAITRGMTAYLAALPEPLYALFGTGYLGYTAARQWGKIKGVER
- a CDS encoding M24 family metallopeptidase produces the protein MKIRAALLLLAAIGAAPAGADPADFAAPGVPALRDRAVAQDRLLKARLDALIPKLMRANNVDMWILIAREYNEDPVVKTMLPANWMSARRRTVLIFHDRGPEKGVERLGVARYPIGDLFDAAWDPEKQPDQWARIAEIVRARDPQRIAVNISDTFALADGLSVSQHRQLAAALGPLAPRLVSHDSLALGWLETRIPAEMAMYRTIMRSAHAMIAEGLSEKVITPSVTTTADVLWWYRERLADLRLDPWCQPSVSIQRPTQETFRIAAQTVPVAQAIEPGDLLHVDFCAGYLGLKTDTQQMAYVLKPGETEAPKGLVAGFADANRVQDILIANFKTGRTGNELLAIARKQAIAAGLKPVIYTHAIGNHGHGAGPWIGAWEDQGGVAGMGEYPINPDTAWSIELAAMKPVPEWGGQEARFMLEVDGFFDGKSFRWIDGRQTELHLIPRQPH